The Micromonospora sp. NBC_00421 genome contains a region encoding:
- a CDS encoding glycosyltransferase family 4 protein, whose amino-acid sequence MSRTLLVTNDFPPRPGGIQSFVHQLAVRQPPGSVVVYASSWRDAAEFDAAQPFPVVRDATRVLLPTPRVARRAARLAREHGCDTVWFGAAAPLGLLAGGLRRRAGIRRAVALTHGHEAGWAALPGARAALRRIGRDTDVVTYLGDYTRVRLERALHGVTELHRLAPGVDVDIYHPSVDGAPVRARLGLTDRPVVVCVSRLVPRKGQDMLIRALPTIRRRVPDAALLVVGGGPYRATLEKLARQTDVERDVVFTGSVPWSELPAHYAAGDVYAMPCRTRNRGLDVEGLGIVYLEASATGLPVVAGDSGGAPDAVREGETGYVVPGRDVALLADRVATLLADRDLARQLGAAGRAWVEKEWRWETQARRLTDLLAGTTSSG is encoded by the coding sequence GTGAGTCGTACCCTGCTGGTCACCAACGACTTCCCGCCGCGCCCCGGCGGCATCCAGTCGTTCGTGCACCAGCTCGCCGTCCGCCAGCCGCCCGGGTCGGTGGTCGTCTACGCCTCCAGCTGGCGGGACGCCGCCGAGTTCGACGCCGCGCAGCCCTTCCCGGTGGTCCGGGACGCCACCCGGGTGTTGCTGCCCACCCCGCGGGTCGCCCGCCGGGCCGCCCGGCTGGCCCGCGAGCACGGCTGCGACACCGTCTGGTTCGGTGCCGCAGCCCCGCTGGGTCTGCTCGCCGGTGGGCTGCGGCGGCGCGCCGGCATCCGCCGCGCGGTCGCGCTGACCCACGGCCACGAGGCCGGCTGGGCGGCCCTGCCCGGGGCCCGCGCCGCGTTGCGCCGGATCGGCCGGGACACCGACGTGGTCACCTACCTGGGCGACTACACCCGGGTACGGCTGGAACGCGCCCTGCACGGCGTCACCGAACTGCACCGGCTCGCCCCCGGGGTCGACGTGGACATCTACCACCCGTCGGTGGACGGCGCACCGGTGCGGGCCCGGCTCGGGCTGACCGACCGGCCGGTGGTGGTCTGCGTCTCCCGGCTGGTCCCGCGCAAGGGCCAGGACATGCTGATCCGGGCGCTGCCGACGATCCGCCGTCGGGTGCCCGACGCGGCGCTGCTGGTGGTCGGCGGTGGTCCCTACCGGGCGACGCTGGAGAAGCTGGCCCGGCAGACCGACGTCGAACGGGACGTGGTGTTCACCGGTTCGGTGCCGTGGTCCGAGCTGCCGGCCCACTACGCCGCCGGTGACGTCTACGCGATGCCGTGCCGCACCCGCAACCGGGGCCTGGACGTCGAGGGGCTGGGCATCGTCTACCTGGAGGCGTCGGCGACCGGGCTGCCCGTGGTGGCCGGCGACTCCGGCGGCGCACCCGATGCGGTCCGCGAGGGCGAGACCGGGTACGTCGTGCCGGGCCGCGACGTCGCCCTGCTCGCCGACCGGGTGGCCACCCTGCTCGCCGACCGGGACCTGGCCCGGCAGCTCGGCGCGGCCGGGCGGGCCTGGGTGGAGAAGGAATGGCGCTGGGAGACCCAGGCCCGACGGCTGACCGACCTGCTCGCCGGCACCACCTCATCCGGCTGA
- a CDS encoding putative bifunctional diguanylate cyclase/phosphodiesterase produces MGEPATPGASRPGTFARAWAKAVSGTSYLPMTQAQLEALLQRLTVRLSAALRAEPFDPRVGHQVGAELVAAHIASAEGLGRTVEVIQLRLLRDLGLVGDDVSDRLARLLATVTTGYARALRDRTLDEQESIRRAAMVARAQAERALRDSESRFRHQATHDPLTDLPNRTLFTERLAAAIAEPARGADRVGVCFLDLDRFKVVNDSLGHQLGDALLVQVARRLRRALGEHLVARLGGDEFVILVERTDGTDDVVKAAEAALAAVGEPVLVDGHELSVTASVGIVERPVAGTTPGELMRAADSTLHWAKAAGGARWALFDPARHRTELARYALSAAIPAALDRGEFFLDYQPLTSLRDGTLLGVEALVRWRHPELGVLGPDSFIGLAEETGLIVRLGGWVLAEACREAESWAAGGRPAPFVSVNLAVRQVNRPDLVQEVRGLLAQTGLPPERLQLEITESTMMSAGAEDPVRALRVLNDLGVRIAIDDFGTGYSNLAYLRDLPVTELKMAGEFVTGLRTPQVDPASRTDERILASLVSLAHALDLTVTAEGVETADQADLLRAIGCDAGQGWHFGRPAPAARILEQIR; encoded by the coding sequence ATGGGTGAGCCGGCGACCCCCGGCGCGTCCCGCCCGGGCACCTTCGCCCGTGCCTGGGCCAAGGCGGTCTCCGGCACCAGCTACCTGCCGATGACCCAGGCCCAGCTGGAGGCGCTGCTGCAACGGCTCACCGTGCGGCTGTCCGCCGCGCTGCGCGCCGAGCCGTTCGACCCGCGCGTCGGCCACCAGGTGGGCGCCGAACTGGTGGCCGCGCACATCGCCTCGGCCGAGGGCCTGGGCCGTACCGTCGAGGTCATCCAGCTCCGGCTGCTGCGCGACCTGGGCCTCGTCGGCGACGACGTCTCCGACCGGCTGGCCCGGCTCCTCGCCACCGTCACCACCGGATACGCCCGCGCGCTGCGCGACCGGACGCTCGACGAGCAGGAGTCGATCCGCCGGGCCGCCATGGTGGCCCGCGCGCAGGCCGAACGGGCACTACGCGACAGCGAGTCCCGGTTCCGCCACCAGGCCACCCACGACCCCCTCACCGACCTGCCCAACCGCACCCTGTTCACCGAGCGGCTCGCCGCCGCCATCGCCGAGCCGGCGCGGGGGGCCGACCGGGTGGGCGTCTGCTTCCTCGATCTCGACCGGTTCAAGGTGGTCAACGACTCCCTCGGCCACCAGCTCGGCGACGCGCTGCTGGTGCAGGTCGCCCGGCGGCTGCGCCGGGCGCTCGGCGAGCACCTGGTGGCCCGGCTCGGCGGCGACGAGTTCGTCATCCTGGTCGAGCGGACCGACGGCACCGACGACGTGGTCAAGGCGGCCGAGGCGGCGCTGGCGGCGGTCGGCGAGCCGGTCCTGGTCGACGGGCACGAGCTGAGCGTCACGGCCAGCGTCGGCATCGTGGAGCGGCCGGTGGCCGGCACCACCCCGGGCGAGCTGATGCGGGCCGCCGACAGCACCCTGCACTGGGCCAAGGCGGCCGGTGGTGCCCGCTGGGCGCTGTTCGACCCGGCCCGGCACCGCACCGAGCTGGCCCGGTACGCCCTGTCGGCGGCGATCCCCGCCGCCCTGGACCGGGGCGAGTTCTTCCTGGACTACCAGCCGTTGACGTCGTTGCGCGACGGCACCCTGCTCGGGGTGGAGGCGCTGGTCCGCTGGCGGCACCCCGAGCTGGGGGTGCTCGGCCCGGACAGCTTCATCGGGCTGGCCGAGGAGACCGGGCTGATCGTACGACTCGGCGGCTGGGTGCTCGCCGAGGCGTGCCGGGAGGCGGAGAGCTGGGCGGCCGGCGGCCGGCCGGCGCCGTTCGTCAGCGTCAACCTCGCCGTCCGGCAGGTGAACCGCCCGGATCTGGTGCAGGAGGTACGCGGGCTGCTCGCGCAGACCGGCCTGCCGCCGGAACGGCTCCAGCTGGAGATCACCGAGAGCACCATGATGAGCGCCGGCGCGGAGGACCCGGTGCGTGCCCTGCGGGTGCTCAACGACCTGGGGGTCCGGATCGCCATCGACGACTTCGGCACCGGCTACAGCAACCTGGCCTACCTGCGGGACCTGCCGGTGACCGAGCTGAAGATGGCAGGCGAGTTCGTGACCGGGCTGCGTACCCCGCAGGTCGACCCGGCCAGCCGCACCGACGAACGGATTCTGGCCTCGCTGGTGTCGCTGGCCCACGCGCTGGACCTGACCGTCACCGCCGAGGGGGTGGAGACCGCCGACCAGGCGGACCTGCTCCGGGCCATCGGCTGCGACGCCGGCCAGGGCTGGCACTTCGGCCGACCCGCCCCCGCCGCCCGCATCCTCGAGCAGATCCGCTGA
- a CDS encoding SAM-dependent methyltransferase — protein sequence MQRPDWAPDDIDIERPSVARMYDYYLGGSHNFAADRVAARAMVEAVPDAPLMAQANRAFLRRVVQHLVDSGIRQFLDIGSGIPTVGNVHEIAQRAAPDTRVVYVDVDPVAVAHSQEILAGNRNATVVREDLRRPEAILRHPEVNRMIDFSQPVAVMVVAVLHFIPHADHPEETLRILRAALAPGSYLVLSQASDDSRSGAERTEAERVYRRTDNPLCIRSRAELTAFFDGFTLVDPGVVWVPQWRPETPESAEDAEQAVFLGGVGRLDG from the coding sequence ATGCAGCGACCGGACTGGGCACCCGACGACATCGACATCGAGCGCCCCAGCGTCGCCCGCATGTACGACTACTATCTCGGCGGTTCGCACAACTTCGCCGCCGACCGGGTGGCCGCCCGCGCGATGGTGGAGGCGGTGCCCGACGCGCCGCTGATGGCCCAGGCCAACCGGGCGTTCCTGCGCCGGGTGGTGCAGCACCTGGTCGACTCCGGCATCCGCCAGTTCCTCGACATCGGCTCCGGCATCCCCACCGTCGGCAACGTGCACGAGATCGCGCAGCGGGCCGCCCCGGACACCCGGGTGGTCTACGTCGACGTCGACCCGGTCGCCGTGGCGCACAGCCAGGAGATCCTCGCCGGCAACCGCAACGCCACAGTCGTCCGGGAGGACCTGCGCCGCCCGGAGGCGATCCTGCGGCACCCCGAGGTCAACCGGATGATCGACTTCTCCCAACCGGTGGCCGTGATGGTGGTGGCGGTGCTGCACTTCATCCCGCACGCAGACCATCCCGAGGAGACCCTGCGCATCCTGCGCGCGGCGCTGGCCCCGGGCAGTTACCTGGTCCTCTCCCAGGCCAGCGACGACAGCCGCAGCGGCGCGGAACGGACCGAGGCGGAACGGGTCTACCGCCGCACCGACAATCCGCTGTGCATCCGCAGCCGGGCCGAGCTGACCGCCTTCTTCGACGGTTTCACCCTGGTCGATCCGGGGGTGGTCTGGGTGCCGCAGTGGCGGCCCGAGACGCCGGAGAGCGCCGAGGACGCCGAGCAGGCCGTCTTCCTCGGCGGCGTCGGGCGTCTCGATGGGTGA
- a CDS encoding response regulator transcription factor: MTTSPTPATRTKVLLVDDHDLIRKGLRHAFERDRQFEVVGEAATAAEGVRQAGALQPDVVIMDLRLPDGSGLEATRALRKSSASMGIVVLTMYAGDDQLFGALEAGASAFVPKTAPADEVVAAARHAASSPSAFTAADLAEAMKRRLAPSGPQLSPREGQVLRLLADGMSVAGIAKQLFVSESTAKTHISKLYEKLGAANRAQALMTALRLGLLEAPDAPKF; the protein is encoded by the coding sequence ATGACCACAAGCCCGACACCGGCCACCCGTACCAAGGTCCTCCTTGTCGACGATCACGACCTGATCCGCAAGGGGCTGCGGCACGCCTTCGAGCGTGACCGTCAGTTCGAGGTCGTCGGCGAGGCCGCCACGGCGGCGGAGGGCGTGCGCCAGGCCGGCGCGCTGCAACCGGACGTCGTGATCATGGATCTGCGGCTGCCCGACGGCAGCGGCCTGGAGGCCACCCGGGCGCTGCGCAAGTCCAGCGCCTCGATGGGCATCGTGGTGCTCACCATGTACGCCGGTGACGACCAGCTCTTCGGCGCGTTGGAGGCCGGGGCGAGCGCCTTCGTGCCGAAGACCGCGCCGGCCGACGAGGTGGTCGCCGCCGCCCGGCACGCCGCCTCCTCCCCCAGCGCGTTCACCGCCGCCGACCTGGCCGAGGCGATGAAGCGCCGGCTGGCCCCGTCCGGCCCGCAGTTGTCCCCCCGCGAGGGTCAGGTGCTGCGGCTGCTCGCCGACGGCATGAGCGTGGCCGGCATCGCCAAGCAGCTCTTCGTCAGCGAGTCCACCGCCAAGACCCACATCTCCAAGCTCTACGAGAAGCTGGGCGCGGCCAACCGGGCGCAGGCGCTGATGACCGCCCTGCGGCTGGGCCTGCTCGAGGCGCCGGACGCCCCGAAGTTCTGA
- a CDS encoding GAF domain-containing sensor histidine kinase, producing MSASTAVRPQTRPLAAAARAVMLALVGVLTLIATRDPAQLWWIALLAAAGAPALLAPEHRLLGPLSRLAEALVIGLAASQVAVASALGSSVGGLGASAVLPYLAVPVTVTALRRQFREGAVLLGVTAATLLVAGGFTEVDGGRQLGQPGYLAVCAQWLILAGLGLYAAGTLHQVMQVRAESKPQPYAEATRLLTQLRTVARQLPGATLDPGGISEHLLEELRTVAPGNRGAVLSASGGGRLVVLAQVGVDRVDWETTLDADSAIADAWASQQPQTSARSQARSHTGGDVSALIVPLVAGVRTVGLVVLEADAAHAYPPPVVSRVTALTGPAALRLEAALLFDDVRSLATNEERQRLAREIHDGVAQELVMVGYGIDNALAYVDEDPKETAEALRTLRGEVTRVITELRLSLFELRSEVDRHGGLAAAIAEYARTVGASGGLRVHLSLDESTARLPAATEAELLRIAQEAVTNARKHAGASNLWVTCEVDPPYAQIEVSDDGHGIGDQRTDGHYGLAIMAERAERIRGRLEISPRQPSGTTVAVVVGSSPRRDNVRGSAAAEVE from the coding sequence GTGTCCGCCTCCACAGCCGTCCGCCCCCAGACGCGTCCCCTCGCCGCCGCCGCGCGTGCGGTGATGCTCGCGCTGGTCGGCGTCCTGACCCTGATCGCCACCCGCGATCCCGCCCAGCTCTGGTGGATCGCCCTGCTGGCCGCCGCCGGAGCACCCGCCCTGCTGGCCCCCGAACACCGGCTGCTCGGCCCGCTGAGCCGGCTCGCCGAGGCGCTGGTGATCGGGCTGGCCGCCAGCCAGGTCGCCGTCGCCTCCGCCCTCGGCTCGTCGGTCGGCGGGCTGGGCGCGTCGGCGGTGCTGCCGTACCTGGCGGTGCCGGTGACCGTCACCGCGCTGCGCCGGCAGTTCCGCGAGGGCGCGGTGCTGCTCGGCGTCACCGCGGCCACCCTGCTGGTGGCCGGTGGATTCACCGAGGTCGACGGCGGACGGCAGCTCGGCCAACCGGGCTACCTGGCGGTCTGCGCGCAGTGGCTGATCCTCGCCGGGCTCGGCCTCTACGCCGCCGGCACGTTGCACCAGGTGATGCAGGTCCGGGCCGAGAGCAAGCCCCAGCCGTACGCCGAGGCGACCCGGCTGCTGACCCAGCTGCGGACGGTCGCCCGGCAGCTGCCCGGGGCCACCCTCGACCCGGGCGGCATCTCCGAGCACCTGCTGGAGGAGCTGCGGACGGTCGCCCCCGGCAACCGGGGCGCGGTGCTGTCGGCAAGCGGCGGCGGGCGGCTGGTGGTGCTCGCCCAGGTCGGCGTGGACCGGGTCGACTGGGAGACGACGCTGGACGCCGACTCGGCGATCGCCGACGCCTGGGCCAGCCAGCAACCGCAGACCTCGGCCCGCTCGCAGGCCCGCTCGCACACCGGCGGCGACGTCTCGGCGCTGATCGTGCCGTTGGTCGCCGGGGTCCGTACCGTCGGCCTGGTGGTGCTGGAGGCGGACGCGGCGCACGCCTACCCACCGCCTGTGGTGTCCCGGGTGACCGCGTTGACCGGCCCGGCCGCGCTGCGGCTGGAGGCGGCGCTCCTCTTCGACGACGTACGCTCGCTGGCGACCAACGAGGAGCGGCAGCGGCTGGCCCGGGAGATCCACGACGGGGTGGCACAGGAGCTGGTGATGGTCGGTTACGGCATCGACAACGCCCTGGCCTACGTCGACGAGGACCCGAAGGAGACCGCCGAGGCGCTGCGCACCCTGCGCGGCGAGGTGACCCGGGTGATCACCGAGCTGCGGTTGAGCCTGTTCGAGCTGCGCAGCGAGGTGGACCGGCACGGCGGCCTGGCGGCGGCGATCGCCGAGTACGCCCGCACCGTGGGCGCGTCCGGCGGGCTGCGGGTGCACCTGTCGCTCGACGAGTCGACCGCCCGGCTGCCCGCCGCCACCGAGGCCGAGTTGCTGCGCATCGCGCAGGAGGCGGTGACCAACGCCCGCAAGCACGCCGGGGCGTCGAATCTCTGGGTCACCTGTGAGGTGGACCCCCCGTACGCCCAAATTGAAGTGTCGGATGACGGTCACGGCATCGGTGACCAGCGCACCGACGGTCACTACGGTCTTGCGATCATGGCAGAGAGGGCGGAACGTATCCGGGGCCGGCTGGAGATCAGTCCCCGGCAACCCAGCGGAACGACCGTGGCGGTGGTGGTGGGTTCGTCGCCCCGGCGCGATAACGTGCGTGGCAGCGCAGCAGCAGAAGTGGAGTAA
- a CDS encoding AMP-dependent synthetase/ligase yields the protein MREFSVPPIVSIGDAASLTDPVWDNAEAAPDAVQFVRPAAEGRAGVDVTCRQFRDEVVAVARGLAGAGINPGDRVALMSRTRYEWTLLDYAIWAAGAVTVPIYETSSAEQAAWILADSGAVAVVVETNSHATLVAGIRDRLPELREVWQIELGGVDEIVAGGTSVDRDEIERRRTSVRAADVATIIYTSGTTGRPKGCVLTHRNMYADIANAVPVLPNLFRPGASTLLFLPLAHAFARLIQIGVVQARTTMAHCADTRDLVAELQEFRPTFVLSVPRVFEKVYNGARQKAEADGKGAIFDRAEKVAIAWSEAQETPQGPGLALRAQHAVFDRLVYRKLRAALGGRCRDAISGGAPLGARLGHFFRGIGVTICEGYGLTETSPAAAANLPTGTKIGTVGRPLPGVTIRIADDGEILIAGDLIFQGYWKNDAATAEALADGWFRTGDLGHLDDDGFLSITGRKKEIIVTAAGKNVAPAVLEDQVRSHPLVSQCVVVGDRQPFIAALVTIDEEALPKWLAGHGLPADTPVDQLLTHDGLRAEIQGAVDTANLAVSKAEAIKVFRILPHDFTEATGELTPSLKVKRQVVHKTYAAEIADIYQG from the coding sequence GTGCGCGAGTTCTCCGTTCCGCCGATCGTCAGCATCGGCGACGCGGCAAGCCTGACCGACCCGGTCTGGGACAACGCCGAGGCCGCACCGGACGCGGTGCAGTTCGTCCGGCCCGCCGCCGAGGGCCGCGCCGGGGTCGACGTCACCTGCCGGCAGTTCCGCGACGAGGTGGTCGCGGTCGCCCGGGGCCTGGCCGGCGCGGGGATCAACCCCGGCGACCGGGTCGCCCTGATGAGCCGCACCCGGTACGAGTGGACCCTGCTCGACTACGCCATCTGGGCCGCCGGCGCGGTCACCGTGCCGATCTACGAGACCTCCAGCGCCGAACAGGCCGCCTGGATCCTCGCCGACTCCGGCGCGGTCGCGGTGGTGGTGGAGACCAACAGCCACGCCACCCTGGTCGCCGGGATCCGGGACCGGCTGCCCGAGCTGCGCGAGGTGTGGCAGATCGAGCTGGGCGGGGTGGACGAGATCGTCGCCGGCGGCACGTCGGTCGACCGGGACGAGATCGAGCGCCGGCGCACCTCGGTCCGCGCCGCCGACGTCGCCACGATCATCTACACCAGCGGCACCACCGGCCGCCCCAAGGGCTGCGTGCTGACCCACCGCAACATGTACGCCGACATCGCCAACGCGGTGCCGGTGCTGCCGAACCTGTTCCGCCCGGGGGCCTCGACCCTGCTGTTCCTCCCGCTGGCGCACGCCTTCGCCCGGCTCATCCAGATCGGGGTGGTGCAGGCGCGGACCACCATGGCGCACTGCGCCGACACCCGGGACCTGGTCGCCGAGCTCCAGGAGTTCCGGCCCACCTTCGTGCTCTCCGTACCCCGGGTCTTCGAGAAGGTCTACAACGGCGCCCGGCAGAAGGCCGAGGCCGACGGCAAGGGCGCGATCTTCGACCGGGCAGAGAAGGTCGCCATCGCCTGGAGCGAGGCGCAGGAGACCCCGCAGGGTCCGGGGCTGGCGCTGCGCGCCCAGCACGCCGTCTTCGACAGGCTGGTCTACCGCAAGCTCCGGGCCGCCCTCGGTGGCCGCTGCCGGGATGCGATCTCCGGCGGCGCGCCGCTCGGCGCCCGGCTCGGGCACTTCTTCCGGGGCATCGGGGTGACCATCTGCGAGGGGTACGGCCTCACCGAGACCTCCCCCGCCGCCGCGGCCAACCTGCCCACCGGCACCAAGATCGGCACCGTCGGCCGACCACTGCCCGGCGTGACCATCCGGATCGCCGACGACGGCGAGATCCTGATCGCCGGCGACCTGATCTTCCAGGGCTACTGGAAGAACGACGCGGCCACCGCCGAGGCGCTCGCCGACGGCTGGTTCCGCACCGGCGACCTGGGGCACCTCGACGACGACGGGTTCCTCAGCATCACCGGCCGCAAGAAGGAGATCATCGTGACGGCCGCCGGCAAGAACGTCGCCCCGGCCGTGCTGGAGGACCAGGTCCGGTCGCACCCGCTGGTCAGCCAGTGCGTGGTGGTCGGCGACCGGCAGCCGTTCATCGCCGCCCTGGTCACCATCGACGAGGAGGCGCTGCCGAAGTGGCTGGCCGGGCACGGGCTGCCCGCTGACACCCCGGTCGACCAGCTGCTTACCCACGACGGGCTGCGGGCCGAGATCCAGGGCGCGGTGGACACCGCCAACCTGGCCGTCTCCAAGGCCGAGGCGATCAAGGTGTTCCGCATCCTGCCGCACGACTTCACCGAGGCGACAGGCGAGTTGACCCCCTCCCTCAAGGTCAAACGGCAGGTCGTGCACAAGACGTACGCGGCCGAGATCGCGGACATCTACCAAGGCTGA
- a CDS encoding SRPBCC family protein: MADSSTQSIIIGASPDRVAAVICDFASYPEWTEAVRRTEVVEEYEDGYASQVRFTIDAGVMADEYVLAYEYAEDLSRVEWHLVAPSKMQKAQRGSYDLAGNPDGTCTVTYTLEVELSVGMLGMFRRKAEKMIMDTALKQLKHRVEATGAA; the protein is encoded by the coding sequence ATGGCGGACTCCTCCACCCAGTCGATCATCATCGGCGCGTCACCGGACCGGGTGGCCGCAGTCATCTGCGACTTCGCGAGCTACCCGGAGTGGACCGAGGCGGTGCGTCGGACCGAGGTCGTCGAGGAGTACGAGGACGGCTACGCCAGCCAGGTCCGGTTCACCATCGACGCCGGGGTGATGGCCGACGAGTACGTGTTGGCCTACGAGTACGCCGAGGACCTGTCCCGGGTCGAGTGGCACCTGGTGGCGCCGTCGAAGATGCAGAAGGCCCAGCGCGGCTCGTACGACCTGGCCGGCAACCCGGACGGCACCTGCACGGTGACCTACACCCTGGAGGTCGAGCTGTCGGTGGGCATGCTCGGCATGTTCCGCCGCAAGGCCGAGAAAATGATCATGGATACGGCGTTGAAGCAGCTCAAGCACCGGGTAGAAGCAACCGGTGCGGCGTAG
- a CDS encoding ROK family glucokinase produces the protein MTLTIGVDVGGTKVAGGVVDDTGRVLVQARRDTPADDVGKTRDVIIELVTELATGHQVDAVGIGAAGWIDASRSTVLFAPNLAWRDEPLRDYVSTATGLPVIVENDGNVAAWAEFRHGAARDADDSMVMFTIGTGVGGGIVLGGELVRGAHGIAAELGHMLTVPDGHQCGCGRLGCIEQYASGSALVRFARAGARQEPQRATALLELAGGEAEAITGPMVTTAAQAGDPISAEAFAQIGRWLGTSLADMAQILDPQVLVVGGGVIDAGDLLLGPTRRSFTDALAQRSRLPVAEVRPAELGNSAGVIGAADLARRR, from the coding sequence GTGACGCTGACCATCGGAGTCGACGTCGGTGGCACGAAGGTGGCCGGCGGTGTCGTGGACGACACCGGCAGGGTGCTCGTGCAGGCCCGGCGGGACACCCCCGCGGACGACGTCGGCAAGACCCGCGACGTCATCATCGAGCTGGTCACCGAGCTGGCCACCGGCCACCAGGTCGACGCGGTGGGGATCGGCGCGGCCGGCTGGATCGACGCCTCCCGCTCCACCGTGCTCTTCGCCCCGAACCTGGCCTGGCGCGACGAGCCGCTGCGCGACTACGTCAGCACCGCCACCGGGCTGCCGGTGATCGTGGAGAACGACGGCAACGTGGCGGCGTGGGCCGAGTTCCGGCACGGCGCGGCCCGGGACGCCGACGACTCCATGGTCATGTTCACCATCGGCACCGGGGTCGGCGGCGGCATCGTGCTCGGCGGTGAGCTGGTCCGCGGCGCCCACGGCATCGCCGCCGAGCTGGGCCACATGCTCACCGTCCCCGACGGCCACCAGTGCGGTTGCGGCCGGCTCGGCTGCATCGAGCAGTACGCCAGCGGCAGCGCCCTGGTCCGGTTCGCCCGCGCCGGTGCCCGGCAGGAGCCGCAGCGCGCCACCGCCCTGCTGGAGCTGGCCGGCGGCGAGGCCGAGGCGATCACCGGCCCGATGGTCACCACCGCCGCGCAGGCCGGCGACCCGATCTCGGCCGAGGCGTTCGCCCAGATCGGCCGCTGGCTGGGCACCAGCCTCGCCGACATGGCCCAGATCCTCGACCCGCAGGTGCTTGTGGTCGGCGGTGGCGTGATCGACGCCGGCGACCTGCTGCTCGGCCCGACCCGGCGGTCCTTCACCGACGCGCTGGCCCAACGCAGCCGGCTCCCGGTGGCCGAGGTGCGCCCCGCCGAGCTGGGCAACAGCGCCGGCGTCATCGGCGCCGCCGACCTGGCCCGCCGCCGGTGA
- a CDS encoding endonuclease/exonuclease/phosphatase family protein — protein sequence MPLRVVSYNIHSQRDDTAALASVVREAAPDVVIVQEAPRRFRWRQKSAALADSFGLVVAAGGLPSLGNLLLTSLRVRVTGTHCQRFPLTPGRHLRGAAYARCEVGGARFLLAGSHLATDPVERPGQAALLKRELSASDLPVVFGADLNEGPDGPAWGTVAAGLTDAAIAADAADRHTYSCANPRRRIDALFVDPRVEVVGYDVVDTPTTRRASDHFPVLVDLLLPAAG from the coding sequence GTGCCGCTGCGGGTGGTCTCGTACAACATCCACAGTCAGCGCGACGACACGGCGGCGCTGGCCAGCGTGGTCCGCGAGGCCGCCCCGGACGTGGTGATCGTGCAGGAGGCGCCGCGCCGGTTCCGGTGGCGGCAGAAGTCCGCCGCGCTGGCCGACTCGTTCGGGCTGGTGGTGGCCGCCGGTGGCCTGCCCTCGCTGGGCAACCTGCTGCTGACCAGCCTGCGGGTCCGGGTGACCGGGACGCACTGCCAGCGGTTCCCGCTCACCCCGGGCCGGCACCTGCGTGGCGCGGCGTACGCCCGTTGTGAGGTGGGCGGGGCCCGGTTCCTGCTGGCCGGCTCGCACCTGGCCACCGACCCGGTCGAACGCCCCGGCCAGGCCGCCCTGCTCAAGCGGGAACTGTCCGCCAGCGACCTGCCGGTGGTCTTCGGGGCCGACCTCAACGAGGGGCCGGACGGCCCGGCCTGGGGTACCGTCGCGGCCGGGTTGACCGACGCGGCGATCGCCGCCGACGCGGCGGACCGGCACACCTACTCGTGCGCCAACCCGCGTCGCCGCATCGACGCGCTCTTCGTCGACCCCCGGGTCGAGGTGGTCGGCTACGACGTGGTGGACACCCCGACGACCCGCCGGGCCAGCGACCACTTCCCGGTCCTGGTGGACCTGCTGCTACCGGCCGCCGGCTGA